The Neurospora crassa OR74A linkage group I, whole genome shotgun sequence genome segment CCGCTTGTTTGGATTCATCTCGagcatacctaggtaatgTCGTTGATCTTCTTTGTTCTTCCTCCAAGCAAGCACTTCATGTAAGGTAGCTTGCCAGTCGCTGTCGTGTTGGGCCCCCTCGAGTTCCAGTCCTGAGCGCCCGAACTGGTCCCGGCAACTCGCTAGCGTGATTAAGAAGTACAAGTTGCAAGAAAACTGGGTTGTGCCGTGGTCTCGCTGGTTCGAGGCGGTTATCGACAAGGTCaatccttcctctctttttttttttttttttttttttttttattttatgtttttttttttttttttctcgtctttttccttgtttttgtgggggggagggggggggtgggggggggtgggggggtgtttctttttttttctttttttttgtgtttaTTTCTTTCTTGTCAAGAGCGTGGGCTGGGGTGGTGTCTTTATTGGGTTTATGAACAACTTGTGGTCGATGGGGCACTCCAGCCCACGCTACTAAATCTCCTTATCTCCCTCATGAGTGGCCTTTTGAGTTGCAGAATTCGACTTGGCCTCGGCCTGAAACTGTTCTCATGAAGATTTGTCAGGCTCGGCGATGACGAACTCTCCGTCAGCATTGACCATGATGCTGGGAAAACAACACAAAAAGATATACGACGATTGTTAATGGTCTGGTCCTTGTTGTCCCGCTGGGCCGTTGCTTTGTTTATTGTCTTGACGAAGGATTTGGGAACGCCGATGGTTCGTTTTACGCGAGAACGGTTGTCATAGTCGGGGTCGTCGTTGATTGGACCTCAAACAGCGCGTGTCGTCCAGCACGTACAGGCGCCGCAGGTGAATCCTGCGCACCGAGGGCGGTGGGCTGTTCAAGGGCCTTTGCCTGATCCAACCATTTGCGGGTTACGGAACCTACAACGTATAGGACGCCCAGCTTGTGAGCGTGGTGCATGTGCTTGCTCGTAGCCAACAAGGTCAGGCCGAAGAAGgttacgaagaagaagaggaagagaacgaTGATGAGAGGGGTAGGGTCGATTAACAGTTGTTGCTGCTTGGGGACGTCGCTGGGCCATAGAACGGGGAGCAGTCTTTGGTTGGAGTTGTTGACTGGAGTAGGTTAGTGACTGATCGTTAAAAGAACGGGTTTTGCATGGAGGAAGGGTGTGTTACTTACAACCACAGCGTTGTGACTGAATGTGCCCGGCATACCTGGGATGGAACATCTATGGCATGCAGTTCTGAGGGATCATGCTATTCATACCAGGCATACCGGGCATTCCTGTCCATCACCTGCTCCAGTTCGTCATGGCTTGCTGCCGGGTTTGTTGGGCCTTCTGTTGCATGGCCCCGCAGAACCAGGAACATGAACGTTGGCAACGTGAGGAGCCATGGTGTCGATGGTGATCTGTTTTTGTCAGTATCGTTTCAGATTTCCATCACAAAATGAGGTTGGCAGCGTAGAAGGAGCCCGGGTCATGGGGTTTGAgggcagcagaagaagattatGAAGGTCGCGAAGATGACGGGAGAAATGACATGATGAAGGAAAATTGAAGTTGTAAGCTATTGATGACGACGGGAGTTTAACTCACATTACATCAGGAGCAACGTTGAGCTCGGCGAGCAAAGCACAGTCACCCCAGACGAGGAATTTGACGATGAGGGTGGCAACCAGGGCGATGATAGGTGAGGGTGAGATGGCGTTGATGGCGTTGACGATGCCGGCAGCAGTGAAGATGCTACTGCCAACGATAGGTGGCGACAATGATCTTGTCCATCTTGCTGGTTCACGACTTGCCTtgtgaaggagaggaagaagtgaGAGCGAGTAGACTGCGTGGAATGAAGGACGGCGCGGGCTACTCGAGAGTTTGTTATGTGAGaaagggagaagggaagaggagctAGGTGGAACGAGACGACTGGAGAATTTATGCTCGTGTAGAAGAAAGAATCACTGCGGGGCTTAAGGTTGTGTTTGAGCTCAGAACCCCTCGgccgagaaagaaaaagcgaGTCCTTgttgcctagaggtagtcaacGTGTGTTTGAACTGCAGTCTGGACTTTTCAAGGACGCGTTGGACGGGTGTACAGTCCTCAGAGTAGAGCAAGGCCAGTGGCAGTTAGGGctcgaaggaggaggggttcaATCTGGAGGTAAGTCACAGAGCTCAACAAGATTGTGGCTGTGCTCCTTGCTTGTCGGATgagtagtagaggtaggtatggttGCTCCAGAGGGCACATAGGGGGCTGGGCCATTCCGTCTGGTATCAAGTACAGCAGGTGACCAGACCTCTTCCAGGGCGGTTCTTGGGTGGGATCATCTAACCTTCCAATCCCTCCAGGAAAAGGACGCGACGCAGAGAGCTTCACTTCCTTGAAGGGAGGAACGGCAACAAACACACGTGAGGTAGATAGAGGCACTTTTCCAGATTTCCTACCTGATAGCCCAGCAAGCCCTACCTGATTTGGAAAGAACACTGTGAACTTCCAATTTgtgtatctacctacctacttatctCCTCGAACTAATCAGTGAGCTCATTTAATGTGTTCACTAcctgggtagaggtagcggaagaggtagaggaataagtagaggtaggtacatgtaGGTAGAGGACTGAAAACAAACCGGGATTAGAGCCAGACACTCGAGTTTCTTGAGCGGGCAGAATACATAAGCGACTGGCTTCTCATTCAGACATGAAGCAAACTTTAGGCTATAGGGCGGGTTTCCTATTTCATCCCTGATCCACTGGGAAATTGTGAGGCCAAAAAAAAGACGGAAACTGACTCACCCTTCAGTACCTTCAATGGGAGCAAGTCGTCCGTGACATGACATACTCGAGTGTAACAGCAGTTTGTCGACCTACATCTCACACCCTGAGCACGGAGATACCTATGCTTGCCTACAGGTAAGATTAATCAAAATGCATACCTACTTGATCCCCAGCTGAATGCAGtgttttcctccttcttgactGTCACGAACGTGCCTGGGCATATGTGATTGTGTACGTCCGAAACCAACCACCTCCATCTTGACGTCTTGGACAGTTCAGGCTATGGCCGCAAATTGTCCATGAGATCAACATTGAGTCTGTCAAGTAAAGCCCGGCATTGGCACAGACGGGACCGAAGCTCTTGCCCAAGTAAGGCCGATTTCGGATTGGCGGATCTGATGCCTCAAGACATCTACTTTCGCAGCCGAAAATAGCTTTAAAAAGGCGATGATGTATGTTAAGGGCGGAATGGTTGAGTTATATCCCACGTCGTATGCCAGTACATGAGTGCAAACGCGGAAGGTGCGAAGCTTTATCAACACTGATCAACCGCAGAATTGCAAACATTTTGACCACGATTGTTTATTCCGGATACTGCAAACGCAGCAAACCATGAACTGAGATGCATTCTACAGCGGTAGAGTTCTTACCAAAAAAGGTTCATAAAGCATGGTTCTAGTATGGGATTGCCAAAAAGATTGTAGACAATCGTACTGGACAGAGTCTCGTAGATGTGAAAGTaaaaaaaatgaaagaagaaaatcAAGCCGCCCACGGCGAGACTCGAACTCGCAACATTCAGATCACTTCACTTGTTCGTAAAAGTCTGACGCGCTAACCAATTGCGCCACGCGGGCTTGACTTTGCTAGGTTGAGAAAATGACGCTGTTCATCTCCCTATAGGGCACAGGGCGTCATTGTCTTTCCCCCCTTATTTGCTTTCCTGGCCAAGCCAAACCCTGCGTGCATCCTGATCCATGATAAAGCCTGCAGGCCGCGTGCAGTGCCGGTTGGCTGCTGAGTTCTTTGTCTTTTACTCACTGTGTTTACAATGTTTGCAATACGGTGTTGCAGCATCAATCCCTGGTGGTTGAATGGCTGGGTGCCCGCCGGCGGGTGAGGTATTGTAGTGGCAGGCACCAGCCAGCCCTCGGGCGGGAATGCATTCATGTCGTTGTCAGGCCAGTGGGTGGAGTATGATTGCAGGATGGTTTCCTGTGCAGCCATGCTGCAAAAGACGCCGAACACCGCCCGTCGGATCGTCAAGGTCATTTTTGGACGAGTTTCCACATGTGCAAAATGTGAACAAATTTTTAATGCCTATTTGTGAGCTTCCCCTCCATCCGACAGTGACGAAGAACACGAATCGGGAAAAGGCCGGAGGCGGGGAGAGCTCTaaaatcatcaccatcatccctGTGcacttcttttttccatGGATCCTGTAGGCATTACGATCTTGCCGaccaacaaaacaaaacaaaacagaacaaaacaaaacaaaacaaaacaacgaTAACAAACAACGAAAACAAAGGGGCACGAAGGCCATCCGGCCGGCAATGCGCGACAAGCGACGAGCGGAGGGCGGAAGGCGGAAGGCGGAGAAAGAACAAAAACAGCAAACAAGGGTTCGGTGGGAGTTGAATTGGGCCCCTGGAATCCCGCGTGAAATCGGATGGATCAGATGAGGAGTCCTCACTGGAAGCTCACGACAGTTGGGTTGCGCCCGTTTTGCGGGTCCTCCCTTCTGTCGCTCGGCTTTCCAAATTTGAACAAACCGAACCGCTTGGCCGGCAACTCGTTGAAAGTGGGTGAGCGTGCGACAAAAGCTTCGCAAGCACAGTGCAACCGCGAAGATCAGGGTCAAGTTGCGCAATTGTGTCCATGTCCGTGTCCGGCCTGACCAAGAACTGGAAGATAAACAGGACCCTGAAAAACACAAAAATCTTGTCCATGTCGTGGCACAATGCCTGGTCCGTGACAACCCAAACCGTCTATCTATGCCAACGGCTGGCTTCTCGTCACCATGATTcctcttttaattaatttagtctTTTCATTTTGAAATCAACGTCGAGCGGCGCAAGCTTATCATTGCAAAGAAATCTTGCCATGGCGCTACGACCGTGTGTTATCGAACACCCGAAGACCTGCGCCTCATGACATAATTAAGGCTTCTCATCCAGGTAAGAAGCTGAACCCTTCCTTTCGAGTTCCGATAATTGACCTTGCATGGACACTGGCTTCGAGTTTGATTGTGTCGGTATTCTTGAACAAACGGAAGTTTCCTAGTTACACAAcccccctctcttcctcttccacttcgtAATGATAACAAGCCAACTTGGCCCAAAATAGACAGACGAGACTCCGGACAACGCCATAGTGTAATGCTTCCCCAAGTCCATGTCCAGTAACCAAGCTCGTCGGCCAAGTGGTCGTTGCCTTGGCCAATGTATAGTGCATAATTCCCCAATAATATTTTCCATGCCACCCCAGAGCGAGTCGCGTATAAATGGTATCAAACTCTTAACCCATGTGAGGCAAAGGCGACTCGCAAAAcaacaaagaaagagaagttGAAAAGAACCCAAAACCCATGGTAGACGCCAATGGTTGAAACAACGGATAATGCGTGGGATCCGAATGCTCCACGGTCAAAGCCGTGCAGACGCCATCCGGACCCTGAGCCGTTTGCGTCGTCGGAGAAAAGAAATCCGAGTCGGGAAAGAACCGACGCGTGCCGTCTTGAATCGAGTGCTTATGCAGGCACAACGGAACCGTCTCTCTCTGAAGATACACTCCGAGAAAATGGCCAAAAGATTCCGCGTTGTTGAGATCCACCAAGTCGGTATAAACGCTCGCCGCTTTTCCATATAGCCCCCCTGCTGGCAAATTCGAGTCGGATCATGTCGTAAGGCATCATAGCCTGAATTAGGTCCGTTCTTTTTGATGAAGCCATGTGCTTCGTGTCGAACATTGTTCGTCATCCCAGCTAAACAAACGTAGGTAAAGATGCTCGACGTCTTTCATTTCTTGGGTCGGCTGCTGGGCGCTGTGATCTTGCTAGTGCTCATAAGATCACCAATGTACTTTTGCAGGAActtgttattgttgtcgAGCTTGTTGTGTTCCTCTTTGACAGCCTCGATCCGGTGGAAGAGGGCCAACAGCGAGTCCTGAAGCGCCTTGGCGTGCCTGTCATTCACAGTTAGCATACCTACCATCCATGACTGTGCGAGCGCCGTCATCGGCAGCGGTCATTGGCAGGGAGAACTCACCTTTGCAACTCTTCTCTTGCTTCCTTGCTCAGCATTTCGAGGTCCTGGCTCGTTCTCCTCGGACTCATGGCCCTCACGTCGTCGGGCCCAAGCGTCATCTCGACGGGGCCAACCTCAATAGAGTCGCGCGGTACAATCATGGTCCCACTGCTCTTTCGGCTCGGCAATCGTGGTCGTACCGGGACTGGAGCATGGATGACTGGCTGCTCTTGCTGGTCATGTTGCTGATCGTCGGACGCCCCGGATGATGAATCTGACCACTCCATGCCGGATACCTTGCCCATGTGATTGTCCTCCATCATTGTCAATTACGAGTCCACGGCGGGCAGTAGTCCTGATGTAGTCGTGATATCGCTGCGACCGGAAAGGGTCACAGGAGAGGTGTGTCGGTATGGATGGGACGAAAGTGTCCGCCTGTGGAGCGATTCCCTCTTGCGTCCGTCCTCTTGGTAAGGCGGTatctatttttctttttcttttttttttttgccacCAACGTGTCGTCCCGTGTGTCCAAACCAAACTGGACTGTTGTGGATGCGAATGGTGTCGCAAAGATAGAGTGTTCAAGGGGTAAAggcgcttttttttttccgagCGAGCAAGCGATCGTAGGCACccaaaaaaagggggaggggggaaactGGAAAAGGCTGCACGGGGCAGCAGCGAGGAAGCTAAAGCGTGGGTCGTGGGCCCGTGGGCTAAGTGGTCGAGGGTTGCCTTTTGCAGAGGACGGGCTGGGCCGAAGCAGAACCGACGACGTCAGGATATCGAAACGTACCCTACCctctacttttttttttggtataGGTAATAGGCAAAAGTCGGGGGGGAAGTGGTGTAGTGATGAAAAAGACCCTAGTCGTTTGTTTTGGCCAAGACGTTTGCGGAGAGGTGTAGACGAGGAAGCTAGAGAAGGCGTAGTGTGAGCGCCGGGCCTGAGAGGGTCGcggtgcagtgcagtgcagtgctaCGTTCGCGCAATGGAAGACGAAATATGGTATGGGCAGGCAAAGAGAGTGCCAGCTGGTGGGTAGGTTGATGGGTGTGCGGGATAATATGACAGGTTGAAAGACTTGAAGGTGGTGTACCAACCCTTGAGATAGCGAGCACCGACTGCTACGCGGTGATGTGAAGGCTCTTGTGTTTCTGAGCTGGGACCCTGGACTGAGGCTCGCGTGGTGCTTGGTTTTGACCTTCTTTGCCCTTCTCTGCGGTTGTCCGAAATTATGCTGGCAGGATGCTGGGATGGGTCGATGGGATAACCCTGGAATTGGTGGGTTTGGTGGCAGAACAAGAACTGAACAGGTTCAAATTCGCAGACTGGGACGAAATGCAGACCTAAAGGCCAGAGGGTCTGGAGAGTGTGAGGTGGACAGCGAAAAGACGGAGCAAAAGGAGGAATGGAGGCGGCGAGTGGACCCCTTGCTGGGTGGTCGACGGGGGCTGGTCAGGAGACGGCCTTGGACCTGTTTTTCTGCCGCGATCAGCGAGCTGTGCCTTGCCAACTTTGGGAGAGCTTTTTGACTGGCTGCAGAGGGCTGCTGTTCGGTGTGGTCACAAGAGCGACTGGAGAAGCTGTGTTGTGGCAGCTCGCTGGGGCAAGCCGCTCGTCGATCGGAGACCGGAGGGAGTGATGGAAAAACCACAGCATTTCAGAGATCGAAGGGCAGTTTTGTGGTTGACGATGCGCCCCCCTGGGCCAAGCCCGACGGCAAgcaaaaaaataaaataaaaggattggCAGCGACGACCGCAAGCCCTCTCACACCGCGACACTGGTGCACCACAACGCAGATAGGTAAGTGTAGTGTACGCCAACAtacctttttcctttttgccTTTCCTTTGCGTTTTTAATTCCGGGCGCCTGTGCTCCCACTGTGCGGCGTCGTCTATTTCTTTTGGAAAACCTGGGGCGCTGAACCGAGGCAGTGAAAGACGGGGAGATGCGGCGTGTTTTACGTGTACGCGAGCGAGCGAGTTGGGGGTCTCGCCGACACTGCAGAGCAGGACGACAGGCGGCGACTCGTATACTGCTACTTTGACAAatggaaaaacaaaaagggtATATCTCTTCTGCACCGTTCCACAGAAGAGAATGAATCaatggtggtgaagaggcAGCAATCAATTATGGGAACCGCATCAGTGGGGAGGCTGAGATTTGGGTGCAGATATTTTGGGTTTTGTGATTGTGGTGGTCGCCAAGGGAACGTgtgccagccagccagcggGCAGAGGCTGCTTGCTGTCCCGGTGGGCACCGGGCTGTCCCCTCCCAAGTTCGAagtgaaggaagaggagggacgTGGAACGTAAACGTGGGAGCCCTGGGAAGAGGGGAGCCCGGGCCCCTGGGCGCAACGATGCCGTGGCTTGGACGGGACCACAAGgaccttccttctctttcgaCTTTGCAAAATTTGTTTCTCATTTCCCCTCTGGGCCGACTTCCACGCCCCTTCCCTTTTGAGCGTCCGTCTCCACCTGGTTGCAGGGCCCGCTTTCACCAATCCCTGAGCCCGGAGTGTTGAGCGAGGTGCTTTCCGAAAAGGGGAGTTACGATAGTCTGGTGAGGGAGTGTCACTCCTTCCATGGAGACCTTCCAGAATGCATTGTCAACCAGTTTGGGACCTGGCGGCGCATGTCCAAGCAGATAAGTATCGATCGAGCTGATGGGGGAGGGCGCAACCAAAGACTCTCTTTGCAGTGGCAATGCAAGGATATCGTCGGATCGAGCTGATCGATTTGGCATTTCGCATCATCCCATGACATGTTCATTATGCCCTTACGGCAACGGCGTTGATGAGGCACTCGCAGGAGTCAGGTACAGAGGCAAAGGTGATGGTCATTGCGTACAGTACACAGTACTATGTACACGAGGTATCAAAcaggtggtagtagtagtagcggcggcggcagccacATCTCGGCTCCATGAGGGAGGGACGTGTGGGTCTCTCGAGCTGGTCTGGTACTAGTGTACATCTCGGTTGCATGCTCGAAAACCTCAGGCGGCCCCGTGGTGGGGAAACTAACTGGGATAGTGAAAAGAACGAATGATGGAGAAGTTGAAACCGAAACAAATTGGCACAAGCGGCAAGtcgcgtcgtcgtcgttcacTCATCTTTCTGGTTAGGCTTCCCAATAATGGGACCTCCGACTGACACGAGCACTGGGTCGTCACTGCTTCTCAGATTGCCGATCGGCATCGGTGACGCCACAGTGTGTCAATCTGATTGGCTCGTTCTTTCTCCGCAATCGACGGATTTTCTCAGCGTCAGACTCACTAACGAAGTACCTACTTAACGGGCACTCA includes the following:
- a CDS encoding bZIP transcription factor, which codes for MMEDNHMGKVSGMEWSDSSSGASDDQQHDQQEQPVIHAPVPVRPRLPSRKSSGTMIVPRDSIEVGPVEMTLGPDDVRAMSPRRTSQDLEMLSKEAREELQRHAKALQDSLLALFHRIEAVKEEHNKLDNNNKFLQKYIGDLMSTSKITAPSSRPKK